Within Winogradskyella helgolandensis, the genomic segment ACATGAAACCCGATTTTTCAGATATAACACTAAACACAGCTGTTAAGCAAACAGTTGCTCCTTCAGAGAGTAAAGACATTTGGAATACACCTGAAGGTATTCCTGTAAAAAAACATTTTACAAAAGACGATATTTCAGAAGCTGAACATTTAAATTTTACAGCTGGTGTGCCACCTTTTTTAAGAGGGCCTTATAGCGCTATGTATGCGATGCGACCATGGACCATTCGTCAATATGCTGGTTTTTCAACAGCAGAAGAATCTAATGCATTTTACAGAAGAAACTTAGCGGCAGGTCAAAAAGGACTGTCTGTAGCATTCGATTTAGCAACACACCGTGGTTACGATTCCGATCACCCACGTGTTACTGGTGATGTTGGTAAAGCTGGTGTGGCAATCGATTCTATTTTGGATATGGAAATTTTGTTCGATCAGATTCCATTAGATAAAATGTCGGTATCTATGACCATGAATGGAGCGGTTTTACCAATTATGGCTTTCTATATTGCAGCAGCAAAAAAACAAGGTGTGCCATTAAATCAACTTTCTGGAACGATTCAGAATGACATCTTAAAAGAATTTATGGTGCGTAATACGTATATATATCCACCTTTACCTTCTATGAAGATTATTGGTGATATCTTCGATTACACAACTAAAAATATGCCGAAGTTCAACTCTATTTCTATTAGTGGGTATCACATGCAAGAAGCAGGTGCTACAGCAGATATTGAGTTAGCTTATACCTTAGCTGATGGTATGGAATACATTAGAACCGGATTAAAATCTGATCTAAAAATTGATGAATTCGCACCGCGATTATCATTCTTCTGGGCAGTAGGAATGAATCATTTTATGGAAATTGCAAAAATGCGTGCAGCACGTATGCTTTGGGCTAAAATCATAAAATCATTCAATCCAACCAATCCAAAATCAATGGCATTGCGTACGCATAGTCAAACATCGGGTTGGAGTCTAAGTGAGCAAGATCCTTTTAATAATGTCGCGAGAACGTGTATTGAAGCCATGGCTGCAACTTTAGGAGGCACACAATCCTTACACACCAACGCTTTAGATGAAGCGATTGCGTTACCAACAGATTTCTCAGCAAGGATTGCACGAAACACACAGATTTTTATTCAAGATGAAACGCAGATGACCAAATCTGTAGATCCCTGGGCTGGTTCGTATTATGTAGAGTATTTAACGCAAGAGATTGCTAAGAAAGCGTGGAAACTCATTGAAGAAGTTGAAGAACTTGGTGGTATGGCAAAAGCTATTGAAACCGGAGTTCCTAAATTACGTATTGAAGAAGCGTCTGCACGAAAACAAGCGCGTTTAGATTCTGCACAAGATATTTTGGTTGGTGTTAATAAATTTAAAACCACTGAAAAATCAAATATTGAAATCTTAGATATTGACAATACCGCTGTAAGAGAATCTCAAATTGCACGTTTAAATAAAATGAAAGCGGAACGAAATTCAGAACTTGTTGCTGCTAATTTAAAAGCTTTAGAAAATTGTGCTGGTGGAGGTGAAGGTAACTTATTAGAATTAGCAGTTGAAGCTGCTGAAAACTTTGCTACTTTAGGTGAAATTTCAGATGCATTAGAAGTGCACTTTGGAAGACATAAAGCGGCTACTAAATTAATAAGTGGTGTTTACGGAAAAGAAGTGAATAATGACAGCACCTATGTAAAAGCTCAAAAATTAGCAGATAAATTTGCTGAAATTGAAGGTCGAAGACCAAGGGTAATGATTGCAAAAATGGGTCAAGATGGACACGATAGAGGTGCTAAAGTGGTCGCGTCTAGTTTTGCTGATCTAGGTTTTGATGTGGATATGGGATCTTTATTCCAAACTCCAGAAGAAGTCGCAAAACAAGCTATTGAAAATGATGTACATTTTGTTGGAGCTTCAAGTTTAGCTGCAGGTCACAAAACTTTAATTCCGCAGTTAATAGGAGAATTAGAAAAGTTAGGCCGACCAGATATTATGGTCTTTGCAGGTGGAGTAATTCCTGCTCAAGATTATGACTTTTTATTAGAACGTAAAGTAGTAGCTATTTTTGGTCCTGGAACAGTGATTTCAGAATCAGCTATTACAATTATGGAAAAATATTTAGCGCAGGATTAGAGAACCTCGTTAATTTGTTAGTGAAAACGCCCGAACATGAATTGTTCGGGCTTTTTTTATAAAATCATTTAACATAAAGCAAGTTAAAATCTGTGTGTATCTAGAAAATTTTCAATAAGCTTTCCAAACAGTAGTCGCAGTAGCACAAACTTTAGCACTGCCTTCAACCTTTATCGTATGCTGAAAAGTATTTTTTGTCTCAAGTTCTTTGGTTAATGAAAGCACATTATCTCCAAATTGTGCTTCAGCAATAAATCGGCCATCAATAACATGTAGAAAATGCGTATTGACAATCTCCTCTGGAATAGATTCAATAACCCATTGCAAATATCGAATATTATTGACGTGCTTATTCATATCTGTATCAAACCGATTTACTTTAAATTTTCCCAGATAATCGGCATATTCCACAGCATTAATTTTCTTCTTAATATTTATAGCAATAGACGTTTCATTACAATAAGACCATTTCTCTTTAATATCCTCGTAAATCGGTGTTGGTCGTCGTTTTTCGATATCAAAGAATACCCATAAGCCTTTAGCACGACCGATAATGTTTTCATTTTCATCAAAAATGAGGTTCTCTCTATATCCTTTAATAGAGGAGTAGCTTGATAGCCATGTTCTAATCGTTATTTTTTCTTTGTAATTGGGGTACCGATCCATTTGTAAAACACCAGAAAATAAGACCCAACCTATATTCTCCTTAAACAAATCAAACAAACTATGGTCTATGGAATAACAATGATCTGCAGCAGTTTCTTCTAATAACGCTAACATTATGGCAGGTGTGGCTAGGCCTAATTCATTCATTTCAAAATAGCGCAATTCAAACTGCTTGTCAAAATAATTATGAGATGCCATCATTAGTAATATTTAAACATTTAATTGAGATGCATTCTAAAAGGACTTTTTAAATTTTTCAATAACCTGTAGGGCTGCTTTTACTGGTGAAATTTCAGACGACACTATATCTTTTTCTAATTGTGAGAGTTCCGTCTTTATATGTTTAGAACCATAAAACATATGTTTTAATTCTTCATTGATGTTGTTGTACATCCATTTAATTTGTTGATGATTTCTGTTTTTTACAAAATAACCATTGGCATCAACAAGTGCTTTATATTTTAAAACCTGATCCCAAACATTAGAAATCCCAATATTTTTTGTGGAAGAAGCGGTACTCACTACAGGACTCCATCCAGATTCAGACAACGGAAATATATGTAACGCATTTTGGTATTGCCGTTTCGCTATTTTACTATTTGTAATATTATCACCATCTGCTTTATTAATAACAAGCATATCTGCCATTTCCATAATCCCTTTTTTAATGCCTTGTAACTCATCACCAGCACCAGACAGCATTAAGAGTAAGAAGAAATCCGTCATGCCGTGAACTGCGGTTTCGGATTGACCTACACCAACAGTTTCAATTAAAATAACATCATAACCAGCAGCTTCACACAATAACATAGTTTCACCCGTTTTATTGGCAACACCACCTAAAGTATCTCCAGAAGAGGATGGTCTAATATAGGCCTCTTCCAAATTGGCCAATTCTTCCATTCTAGTTTTGTCACCTAGAATACTACCTTTAGTGCGCTGACTACTTGGGTCTATCGATAAAATAGCAACCTTGTGACCTTCTTTTACAAGATACAACCCAAAAGCCTCAATAAATGTACTTTTTCCAACTCCAGGAACTCCTGTAATACCAATACGAATAGATTGTCCTGAACTCGGTAATATAGCCTGAACAATGTCTTTCGCTAAGATTTTATCACTTTCTAAATTACTTTCAATAATAGTAATAGCCCTAGATAATAAAACGCGATCTCCATCTAATATACCATTAATATAAGCTTGTGCAGTTAATCTATTTTTGGGTTTGTAATTTTTCATTATAAAGGATATAAAAGGTCGTCTATTTCTTAGTGAGATCAGACACTAACAAAGATACTGATAATGCAAAAAACAGCATAGAATAACCCAACTTTTTCAACGGTTTTTTCTTATTTAGAAAATAGTAGAATACAGCTTTATTTTACATAAAAATAACAACATAACATCTTAAAAACGTATAAAGTTTACTACTTTTAGAATAAAGATAAAAGACACTAAATAACGCAAGTCAATCATTTGTATTTATTTGATGATTAATTGATTGTTTTGATTGCGAGATCATTTTTTAGCATTTAAATTAAGAATCACAATTGTGAAATCAAGTGTAATACGGTAACTTAAATGTGGCAATTATTATGAAAACAAAACAACTCAACGAACTAAAAAAAGAACTCGAGACAATCATTACACTTCTCGAACAAGTTGTATTGCCTAGTGACCTAAAACCTATTGAAAGAAAACGAGCAAGTGCTCAAAATCTGTTGCATTATATAGCGATTCGAAAGATTGATGTCAGTGGACTTCAAAAACAACTAAAAAAAATAGGAGCATCGCGTTTGGCGCGTTCGGAAGACCATATGCTGCAATCACTCTACCTTTTACACCGTTTGGTCTGCGGTTTGTTAAATGTGCCAGACCATTTAAAGAAGCAAAAACGGATTACCATTGCACGTGCCGAAAAAAAAATTGAATAAAAACACCAAAAGGCTTCTTGGGAGAAAGTCTAGAGTTAAGCGTGTGAGACTCATGGTCACCATGCCATCTGAAGCGGCAAACAACTACCAAATGATTGAGGATTTCGTCGTACAAGGTATGAACTGTGCACGCATAAATTGTGCTCATGATACGGAAACCGAGTGGATTTCAATGGTGGAACATATTCGGAAAGCAGCCCTAAAACATAATCGTTTTGTAACTATCGCAATGGACTTAAGTGGACCTAAAATTAGAACAGTTTTAGGTTCTGAAAACCTTAAGTATATGACTATAAATGAAGGGGACTACATTGAGATTATAGATGATAGTGAGCCAATTTTAAATATAGAAAAACAATTGCGATGTAGTTTTCCAGATATCATTTCAAAAGTAAAACTAGGAGAACATATCTATTTTGATGATGGAAAAATTGAAGGTACGATTACAAGTGTGGACGCAAAAAAAATAGGAATCAACATTAAGCGATGCAAAATAAATGGTGAAAAACTAAAGACCGATAAAGGTATTAATTTACCAGAATCTAATTTGGGAATTGCAGGTTTGACACCAAAAGACAAAATGGATTTCGCCGTCATTGCTAAATATGCTGATATCGTCAATTTTAGTTTTGTGAATACCACAGAAGATTTAGAGGATTTATTCCAACTTATGGAATTTCATAATGCCAATAATTTGGGTGTGATACTAAAAATAGAAACCAAACAAGCTTATAATAATCTAAAGGATATTCTGTTAACCACCAAAACTAAAACCAATGCTTTTGGGGTTATGATTGCACGAGGCGATTTAGCTATAGAAGTAGGCTGGCAAAATATTGGTCGGGTTCAAAACGAAATTCTGCGTATGTGTACTGCTGCTCATACTCCTGTCATTTGGGCAACTCAAGTACTAGAGAATTTAGCAAAAAAAGGTATTCCATCCCGTTCAGAGATGTCTGATATTAACAATGCCTTAAAAGCTGAATGCATAATGCTCAATAAAGGGCCATATATACTTGAAGTGATTCAGTTTTTAAACGAAGTATTACGCAACGAAGAATCGTTTCAAAATAAAAATGAAGCCATGCTTCCTGAATTAAAACGTTTAAAATAAATAGTTGATTAAATTGTTTATTTATAAGGCATTCAATGCTGAAGTCATAGCTATCCACAAATAGATGTATGCAATGATTTGATGACTTTCCTTAGTTGTTTTTAATGAGGTTATAAAAACGTTTCATCAATAACTTTAAGCTTTATTCAATATGTATTCTAAAATTTAAGTAATTCTATCAATTATTTTACTTTTACATGAATAATTAAGAATCAATATAATCATTAATAATATATGACCGGAAGCTTACTTTTTGTAGCCATTGTGTTATTAGCCGCAGCCGTAATTTGTGTTGCTATAGCCAAGCGCTTAGGTTTAAGTTCTGTGCTAGGCTATTTATTAGCAGGCGTGCTTGTTGGTCCATACATGTTAGGGATTATTGGTGAAGAAGGGCAAGACATTATGCACTTTGCAGAATTTGGTGTGGTTATAATGCTATTTTTAATCGGATTAGAAATTGAGCCAAAGAATTTCTGGAACATGCGTAAAACCATTATAGGAATGGGAGGTATTCAAGTGGCTGTAACCATGGTATTATCCTATCTACTATTTACATCTTTTGGTTATGAATCCACGGTAGCTCTCGTAATTTCTATGGCTGTAGCATTATCATCTACGGCAATAGTATTGCAAACCATTAAGGAAAAAGGCTTAATGACCACAACAGCTGGTACATCGGCATTTTCAATTTTATTATTTCAAGATATTATAGTCATTTTTATGATCGGTGCAATTCCGCTGCTATCCGCATCAGAGACAGTAACCACAAGCGATCATCATGGCGAACATGTAAATTTATTGGACGGTTTACCAATAGGATTACAGACGCTTGCTATTATTTTATCTGTAGTTTTAATCATTGTTGCAGGTCGCTATTTAATAGTTCCTATGTTACGTAAAGTT encodes:
- the meaB gene encoding methylmalonyl Co-A mutase-associated GTPase MeaB, whose product is MKNYKPKNRLTAQAYINGILDGDRVLLSRAITIIESNLESDKILAKDIVQAILPSSGQSIRIGITGVPGVGKSTFIEAFGLYLVKEGHKVAILSIDPSSQRTKGSILGDKTRMEELANLEEAYIRPSSSGDTLGGVANKTGETMLLCEAAGYDVILIETVGVGQSETAVHGMTDFFLLLMLSGAGDELQGIKKGIMEMADMLVINKADGDNITNSKIAKRQYQNALHIFPLSESGWSPVVSTASSTKNIGISNVWDQVLKYKALVDANGYFVKNRNHQQIKWMYNNINEELKHMFYGSKHIKTELSQLEKDIVSSEISPVKAALQVIEKFKKSF
- the scpA gene encoding methylmalonyl-CoA mutase — encoded protein: MKPDFSDITLNTAVKQTVAPSESKDIWNTPEGIPVKKHFTKDDISEAEHLNFTAGVPPFLRGPYSAMYAMRPWTIRQYAGFSTAEESNAFYRRNLAAGQKGLSVAFDLATHRGYDSDHPRVTGDVGKAGVAIDSILDMEILFDQIPLDKMSVSMTMNGAVLPIMAFYIAAAKKQGVPLNQLSGTIQNDILKEFMVRNTYIYPPLPSMKIIGDIFDYTTKNMPKFNSISISGYHMQEAGATADIELAYTLADGMEYIRTGLKSDLKIDEFAPRLSFFWAVGMNHFMEIAKMRAARMLWAKIIKSFNPTNPKSMALRTHSQTSGWSLSEQDPFNNVARTCIEAMAATLGGTQSLHTNALDEAIALPTDFSARIARNTQIFIQDETQMTKSVDPWAGSYYVEYLTQEIAKKAWKLIEEVEELGGMAKAIETGVPKLRIEEASARKQARLDSAQDILVGVNKFKTTEKSNIEILDIDNTAVRESQIARLNKMKAERNSELVAANLKALENCAGGGEGNLLELAVEAAENFATLGEISDALEVHFGRHKAATKLISGVYGKEVNNDSTYVKAQKLADKFAEIEGRRPRVMIAKMGQDGHDRGAKVVASSFADLGFDVDMGSLFQTPEEVAKQAIENDVHFVGASSLAAGHKTLIPQLIGELEKLGRPDIMVFAGGVIPAQDYDFLLERKVVAIFGPGTVISESAITIMEKYLAQD
- a CDS encoding acyl-[acyl-carrier-protein] thioesterase, producing the protein MMASHNYFDKQFELRYFEMNELGLATPAIMLALLEETAADHCYSIDHSLFDLFKENIGWVLFSGVLQMDRYPNYKEKITIRTWLSSYSSIKGYRENLIFDENENIIGRAKGLWVFFDIEKRRPTPIYEDIKEKWSYCNETSIAINIKKKINAVEYADYLGKFKVNRFDTDMNKHVNNIRYLQWVIESIPEEIVNTHFLHVIDGRFIAEAQFGDNVLSLTKELETKNTFQHTIKVEGSAKVCATATTVWKAY
- a CDS encoding pyruvate kinase; this encodes MNKNTKRLLGRKSRVKRVRLMVTMPSEAANNYQMIEDFVVQGMNCARINCAHDTETEWISMVEHIRKAALKHNRFVTIAMDLSGPKIRTVLGSENLKYMTINEGDYIEIIDDSEPILNIEKQLRCSFPDIISKVKLGEHIYFDDGKIEGTITSVDAKKIGINIKRCKINGEKLKTDKGINLPESNLGIAGLTPKDKMDFAVIAKYADIVNFSFVNTTEDLEDLFQLMEFHNANNLGVILKIETKQAYNNLKDILLTTKTKTNAFGVMIARGDLAIEVGWQNIGRVQNEILRMCTAAHTPVIWATQVLENLAKKGIPSRSEMSDINNALKAECIMLNKGPYILEVIQFLNEVLRNEESFQNKNEAMLPELKRLK